AGGAGGTTTCAGATGAAGATTACACATCATATTTTGATACAGAAGAGTATTTTACTGAACCTTCTGTTACCAGTGGGCTGGTAAGGAAAACAACCCATGCAGATAATGGATGCAAGGACATCGAAAGTCAGCATGTGAAGGAAATGCATACAGAGGAAGAAGTTTGTGATactgaaatattttcttctggTAGACGGAAGAAGCTGCCTGATCCagtagagaaagagaaaggagtCAGTCTATGGTCACTGATCAAAGACAATGTGGGAAAAGACCTTACCCGAGTTTGTCTCCCTGTTTATTTCAATGAGCCAATTTCATCCCTTCAGAAATGCTTTGAGGACTTCGAATATTCATATCTTTTAGATCAAGCATACGAGCATGGAAAAGCGGTAAGAGTGAAGATGACTTGTTTTCAGCCATATCCTTTTCACCTTAACTGTGAACAATTGGGAGTACATACTGCTAACTTTACGCTAGCAGATGCACATTCTGGTTGCCATTCGAgggttttcttttcctcatctGACCTTTGATACAGTTCCATTGGAACATCATTTTGAAGAACGATTAATTGTTGTGTAGTAGATTAACCACCCGTTATGTGCTTCTAAGTTTGAATTGATTCCATGCTTGTTTGGCTCCTCCCAAATATTTCTCTTTGTTGCTCTATTTATGCATGATTTGTGAGTGTCATGTGATACAtgctaatttaattttctgacACTTTGTTCTTGGGTTTGTATTATGTTAGCAGGGTAACAGTCTCCTAAGGATTCTGAATGTTGCAGCTTTTGCCGTTTCTGGGTATGCTTCATCTAAAGGGCGGCATTGCAAACCCTTCAACCCTTTACTGGGGGAAACTTATGAAGCTGACTATCCTGAGAGAGGAGTTCGCTTCTTTTCTGAGAAGGTCAGTAAGGGAGACTCATAGGAAAAAGAAACGGACCACTGGTGATTCATGTTCACGTGTCGTAGTTGTGTTCGATATTCTTGTCAAGACGTGTCTTTAATAGCCACTATGCTTTGGTCTATTATGCTGTAAAGCCTATCTATCTATTGAATTCGTGTCAATGCCTATCACTTTATGGTTTGCTATATAATCGTGTTTGAATGTGAAGTTGGTGTCAGAGATCGCCAGCCCCTTTCATGGTTATTCATCtggcaattttgtcttttaagAGTTTtgagattatttatttatttatttatttttttggggttagTTATTGTCTATTGTTGGCCTCTATGGTAGAAGTCGGAGGGCCGGAGAGGCCTTGATTATTATGTCGGGGTACGAAATGTGGAACCAAATGAAAGAAGTCTTTATATGTATATAACTATCTACGTTCCCAATGTGCTGATGATGCAGCAACCGGTGGTGCGACATCTCGAAACATGAAATAAGAGCAGTAGTAAAGAGGCGAGTGGATGCCATGTGTACTCACAGTAATGGGGCTTCCTAAATTGTTGATATGAAGTGCCGATGCATGATTCGCATTTTTTCCGGGAACGATGTATAACCTTGAAATTTGATGCAGATGGACAAGATACAAAAACTATGGCCTCTCTTGTTTCCTTAACCTTTTTGTTGGTTTTGAACCTGGTTTATTGGTGCTTGTGCCTTCTGTTGCTCCAGGTTAGTCACCACCCAACTCTCATTGCTTGCCATTGTGAAGGAAGAGGATGGAAATTCTGGGGTGACAGCAATTTAAGGACAAAATTTTGGGGACAGTCTATTCAGCTTGATCCTGTGGGAGTACTTACCATTGAGTTTGATGATGGCGAGATTTTTCAGTGGAATAAGGTGTGCACACCTTTGACATTCGGTTGCAGAGATTGAATTTCTCTAGTGTTATCAATTGGTGTTTTGGTTTTGTAGCTGGCTAGCTAAATCCTTTGCTTGTCTGATACAGCTGGGATTTTTTCCTATGTTCTTAGGTAACAACTAGCATCAACAATCTTATAATTGGAAAAGTTTACTGTGATCATCACGGCGTCATGAATGTACATGGTAACCGCCAATATTCAtgcaaattaaagttcaaagagcCATCTATTCTTGACCGAACTCCTCACCAGGTTAGAAGTGGCATTGAATGTGGACTTGAACTGAGTTTTtctcttgaaaattttattgatatttctAGCATTAATATCATTTCTAATTTCTGAATATTGTTGATTTTCCAATGCCTCCCCTTTGTTTGAATGCTTTGAGTTATCTAAGCTGATTATGATAAATCACGATGTAGAGTATTCTATCACGTGTTTAGCAATGAGTATCTGCAATATATAGGTCCATGGAATTGTTGAAGATGTCACAGGGAGAAAAGTTGCCACGATAGTTGGGAAATGGGACGAGGCCATATACTATGTAGATGGGGAGGGGACCAGGAAGCTAAAGAATTATAGTGACGCATCTTTATTGTGGAAGTGTAACAAGCGGCCACCTACTCCCACTAGATACAACATGTCGTCATTTGCAATTACGCTAAATGAGTTAACTCCAGGATCGCAGGTAGTTGATGTGCTCATCCCATTAGTTCATATGAAACTGCATTTCCCTTAGTCCCTTCTAATCGTTCTTTATAGTTTAGTCTGATTCATGTTGTTTGATCACGGATTAAGGAGAAGCTTCCACCTACGGATTCCAGACTCAGGCCTGACCAGCGTCATTTGGAAAATGGAGAGTACGAGAAGGCAAATGTGGAGAAACAGCGTTTGGAGAAGAGGCAGAGAATGGTATGACATTTCACTGCAATATGCTTTCTTAAGCTTGAAATTTTGCATCAGTTTTATGTACACGTGCAATAATTAGACTTGATTATGGGCCGAACGCCCTGCTGGACCTGTCGAAGCCCAATAGCCCATAGTCAATATTAAGGTGGAATTGGGCAAGGGTGCTTAGTTATAAGGACGTGCCAGATCTGAAAATATTATGCATTTCTTTTTAtgactgtcctttttagtcctttttccctatatatatttatatatttttatataattatttcttttccctcaatcggtcttgcttttatttgatttatttttgggttcatcgaccgctgaccctaactagtttgggataaaggtgatgttgatgttaagGCCTATGCAACAAGTTAGGCTTGATCTTCAGGCTTAGCGCAACCCGCCCAGAGATCACCTGGATTAATAATCAGCATTTTGTCACGTTTTTGTTTTCTCAAGAATTTTCACATTGGTTATGAGCAGTCCTGCTTTCGGTAATTTTCAACTCTCAGTATGATCATTCAAAAATTTATGCATGTTATTAATTGGTTTCGGTGGCAAAGCAATTTGAATCTGTGCCCATGTGACCAACTCTAACTGGTATGGCTGATGTAACCAGAAATTAAAGCTATGTTCCTGTAGTTATAAATGACCTCTCTGAAAGATGAAGATGGGCATTGAGTCCCGTTTACTTGGGGAGTTGTTTCAGCATTATTTCGGCAATCAAATAGGAAGTTTATGTTTAAATGCTTTTGGTCCTCTTTTTGGATGGATGCTAAATCTTTGGAGAGAttcaaattggtgaaatctGATTTACAAACTATTTAATCTAGTGCATGTCGCTATTCCTAGATCAAGGAGATACATTCgattgaaataaaaaagaaggagagagcCCCATGAAGTAGACGTATAGAAAACACAATACAAATTTATATTCATCCCAAATTGGGTGCATCTAGCAATAAAGTAGAAgatccctttctttttccttcaccTTGCTCCAGGCATTTGTCACTGAACAAATGAATTTGTTTCAGATGGATGTAGTGTTTTGGTACTATGGGTTGCATTTTTTGTGTGTTCTTTCCCCTCAATTCATTAAGCAGTATTGAATTAGCTAGAGTTCAAAATATTGGTTAATTACACTCCCTATTTCACGCAGTCAAGGCAATTGCAAGAAAATGGGTGGAAGCCCAGATGGTTCCAGAGACAGGGTGAGAGTGGACCTTTTCGCTATGTTGGTGGCTATTGGGAAGCGCGCCAACATTGCAAATGGGAAGGATGCCCAGATATCTTTGGCGAGTTTTGTGATGATACTGGGGAATCCACTTGTAACTCTTAATGTCAAGTCAGGTGCATGTTTTCTCGTTCTTGCATCTTCCTTCTGTGTTCCATGATCTATCCTATTTGCTGCTTCTACCAAATCAAATTCAGTAGCTTTGTtctaaaacaggaaaaaaaaatcatattcacTGCAGATTATAGTTGTAGGCAGAGGTCGCCATCATTGTTGAAGAGTGCATAAATTTAACACAGAATTGTATCCTCAATGCTTTTAGATGTACTTTTTGACtggaagatggatgaattgcCCGTAGCCATGAGCATGTGTCATGGACAGGAGTGTCGACCTGCGACACATGCTCATGAATATGGCACATGGAAAAACACTGTAGTAGCATGGCAGGTGCAAGGTACAAATGTATGGCTAGATAACGTGTGCCAAGCATGGATTTAACCTCTGCAAGATTGCTTTCCGTTGTTAGCTGGTTGTTCTCAGTATTTCTCACGGTGTTAGCCTGATTGCCGATACAGGAAGAATCCTGAAGAGTTACCATCAAGTTGTGCAGACGAAGAAGCCTTTTCATGCGACGTCCAGTTCAAGGGGGTCacattcgagatttgattcctAGTCCAAAAGTTGGAGAACTAATCTCTTAGATTCAAGTCCAATCGTCAAATTGGACTTCGATAATTATTCTTTTCTAGTGGGGGGGCATCTATGTGAGATGCAGTTTCATACGGCCCCCCGGTCTTCAGTAATTTCTACAAAGAAGAACTGCCTTTGGCTCACGCTCATTCAGTGGAAATTGCTTTTGTTTAAGAATAAGAAGGGGGAGAGATGGAAATGTGCTGTCCATATTACTGTGTTAGATTATACTGGTAGCGTCTTTCATGATCAGGAAGTTACATCTCACTGCTTTGTAGCTCATTCATTCACTCGAATTACTGATGAAACAAATTTGCAGACAATCTCGGTTAATGTGGAGGAGGATTATCATACTTACGTTTGTGTGTTTGTGAGATCGACGCCTGCATGCTATATTATGTTTCGTTTTGAACTAATTTTATTGCAACAAGGTAGGCATGGCAATTTTACTATCTCAAATGTAGATTCAAACTGTTAAATTTTGTCTCGATTTTGTGTTCGAATATGGtttgttaaaagaaaatcttcatgaCGTGCACTGGATAACTTCTTCGAAATTAATATTGCCTATTTGAATTAGTATTTTTCTAGGAAGGAATATCAATATGCCGTGGGAAGTTGGTCAAGAAAGTCCAAATCTTTTATCAAAGATTTGACTGTGCAAGTGGATATCCCCTAGCTACACatatatctattttttattccttttgagGGGCAAATAGGGAACTTCGGACAGAGAAAAGGAGACTTTCTACACatatatctattttttattccttttgagGGGCAAACAAGGGAACTTCGGATAGAGAAAAGGAGACTTTCTTATCTAGCGTCATTAAAAGGGTGAAGGAGCTGCACGAGAAAACGTACAGAGCGTTTTCGAGAAGAAGATATATGTCAAGCTTCGCCTGGGCTTGAACACGTTGATCTGTccgtgattttattttattatatccaattgtaAGTTGTTTATTTCTAAACAGCTAGGGTTTATGTATAATTTAGGTATGGGAAACACGAgtgtattgagcgattgtaaatcTGATTTTCCGATTATAGTAAATTGTTCTTGCCGGCTCTTCCCGTGGATATAGGTACCAATAtttggaccgaaccacgtaatctctagtGTTCTTTATCATTCATTGTTATTTCTCTGCGCTTTTTGCAATGACTTATTTGTAAGATCCTAGTTAGTTTCCGCATgttaatttttataataattggtatcaaagcttgGATCGGATATTACGGATTGTGatttgaggctttttttttgcttgtctgattattatctggatattctGTGATTAAaattatgtccggagtgaaagctaaaattgataagtttaatgggaggaacaactttgagTTATGGaacctcaagatggaggcgttatcgataactcaaggtttagcagaaatattggagggcaaggccgagttgcccgaaacgatgacagatcctgaaaaggatgtggtaatgaggaaagctagaagtttaatcctgttgaatttatcggatgaagtgttaatagataTAGGCGAGAAGAAGGATACCGTAgtattgtgggcaaaacttcatCTATGTAACGATGGGTTCAAACAATtgcttatatatgttgaagagAATGTTTCGGTTCGGATATaccgaaggtacgtctatcagaacccacctagatgaatttaataaactcatgatggatttgaagaatgtcggtaagacacttgatgatgaaaagcggggcatgatgttgttagcttctttactagagtcatgggagcactttatcGATTCATTGTTGCATGGGCATACTATGATTACCTCGGAAGATGTAAAGTCCATCTTATTTTCTAaggagtggcagagaaagttgcgagatgacaatCTAGCGtaggatgtagcgcgaggactaaTGATTCGGGGAAAAGAACAATGGCGAGGGTCTAGTAGCAGTAGAGGTAAAAATAGGTCTAAAtcacgccatagaaagtccaagggacgcgtgaagtgctttgaatGTCACGAGAAGTGGCACATTAGGAGAGATTGTCATAAGCTGAGAAACATATGTGATAAGTAGAAAGCCACAAGCAGTGTGGCGAATATTCTTGAGGAAAGCACTAGTGATGTAGAGGTTGTCTTGTGTGTGACTACGGGTTCGTCAAGAGACGAAtaggtgctagattcggggcaTTCTTATCATATAACATCTCAtaagaactggtttactacttaccggactgcagatggtggtagaattccgttggggaataacgcagcctgcaaggttgtAGGGATAGagacagttcggattcggatgcatgaTGATGTAGTGTGTACATTGACAGATGTGAGACATATAttggagctcaagaagaatcttatttctctagggacgctcgatgatatcgggtgtaagtgcACCGCTGAAGGTgaagtgctgaagatctctcgaggtgtcATGATAGCGATGAAAGAGAAGAAAGcaagttctctctatcatcttctaggagagaccgtgacaggcgctgctgcggtttcatcaagtgagtcagattctgatttaactcatttatggcatatgcgtctagggcacatgagtgaggtaGGTACGATGGTGCCGAGTGACATGGGGTTGTTAAAAGGTCGGAAGACAaataagttagacttatgtgagcactgcatctttAGGAAGCATCGCATGATTAAGTTTGCTAaaggtattcattcgaccagcAATCGGTAGAATACATTCGTTTAGATGTTTGGGGCCCGTCTCCgattccttcgaaaggaggtgcccattatatgctgacatttattgatgactatttcaagaaggtatgggtatactttccgaAGCGGATATCCGacgtgtttgatcggttcaagaaatttaaagcattgattgagaagcgatcaaATAAACATATCAAGTGcttgagaaccgataacggcatggagttttatagtaaagattttaccgactTTTGCgaaagagaagggattgtgagacaccgcacagcACCCGGGACATCACAATGTAATGGCGTGGCAGAGCGAAAGAACaaaactttacttgagcgggctcggagcgtgctttcgcatgctgaaataggcaaggaattttgggccgaagcggtGAACATGGCTTGTTActcgattaatcgatctccatcatatACTATTGAGTGGAAGATTCTAAAGGAAGTATGATCggggaaacccgttgattaTTCCAAATTACGAGTATTCGGATGTCTtacgtatgctcatgcgagtgatggtaagcttgagtcGAGGTCGAAAAAGTGCATATTtttgggttatgcacatggggtgaaaggctaccggctgtggtgcaccgatcccgcatcacccggttttctaatcagtAGAGACGTAATCTTCGACGAAACCGTAATGCTTTGACAGAGGAGTTCTGAGACACAATCAGCAGAGCAAACAGATCATGGTGTCAGTAGTGAGGTGAAGCTTCGGGTGGAGACTTCGAAGACTTCGGAGGTAACAGATGTTGAGACCGTAGATGAGACTGCAGTTCCTaaagtcggtgatagtgaacaaccggTATAGTCGCAGCATAGTATAGCTGCAGACGGACAGAGAAGGTAAATTAAACCACCCGTACGTTATAGTTATACGGATATTGCGTATGCTTTGACTATAGGTGATGAGGTAGAGACAGATGAGCTTTCGTCTTACTCTGAGACAATAGCTACTTTTGAGTCATCGtagtggctaggggctatgagtgaagagatgaaatcactccatcgaaatcggaCATTggagctagttaaagtacccaataGCTAGaaaattgtcggaagtaaatgggtctacaaacggaaagatgGCACTCCTGGTGAGCGAGGTATAAGGCtagacttgttgcgaaggggtatacccagtGAGAGGGCATTGACTACAACAAGGTGTTTTCTCTTGTTGTAagacatacttctattcgtgttttacttgccttagttgttGCATaagatctcgagttggagcatcttgatgtgaaaacggcgtttcttcacaatgagttggaggagcagatttacatgaggtaGCCAGAGAGATTTGCTATTTCGGGTAAGAAAGACCATGTTTGTTTGTTAAAGAAATTTTTATATGGGTTGAAACAGTTTCCTAGGTAGTGGTATAAGCGGTTTGAcactttcatggctagtcaagaCTATTCGAAAAGTCGGATGGATAGccgtgtttattttaggagattggaagACATGTTTTTGATATATTTGCTGCTATACGTCGATGATATATTGAtagcagcgaaaaatatgtcTAAT
The sequence above is drawn from the Rhodamnia argentea isolate NSW1041297 chromosome 9, ASM2092103v1, whole genome shotgun sequence genome and encodes:
- the LOC115736976 gene encoding oxysterol-binding protein-related protein 2A isoform X5; the protein is MRVKELHPLCCISLESAGVGRASPDVPLARARSMPAGSLALPGGSDGGVAGRPPPGSEPIVAGVLYKWTNYGKGWRSRWFLLRNGTLSYSKIRRTDSLNLLPPEDDVRLIGGIPVDKVPRADGGSCRRKPQKTVGIVQLKISSFRESKSDDRRFYIFTATKTLHLRTDSKRDRVAWMQALISTRSLFPSRSLRDDYSLVPNDLSISTDKLRKRLIQEGLCENAVTDCEQIVLSEFSEVQGQLQLLCEERTNLLDTLRQLEAANLEAEAPGINDADYVLPKHEFSSIGRGKYCECSTTASSDDIEKQEAEEVSDEDYTSYFDTEEYFTEPSVTSGLVRKTTHADNGCKDIESQHVKEMHTEEEVCDTEIFSSGRRKKLPDPVEKEKGVSLWSLIKDNVGKDLTRVCLPVYFNEPISSLQKCFEDFEYSYLLDQAYEHGKAQGNSLLRILNVAAFAVSGYASSKGRHCKPFNPLLGETYEADYPERGVRFFSEKVSHHPTLIACHCEGRGWKFWGDSNLRTKFWGQSIQLDPVGVLTIEFDDGEIFQWNKVTTSINNLIIGKVYCDHHGVMNVHGNRQYSCKLKFKEPSILDRTPHQVHGIVEDVTGRKVATIVGKWDEAIYYVDGEGTRKLKNYSDASLLWKCNKRPPTPTRYNMSSFAITLNELTPGSQSDSCCLITD
- the LOC115736976 gene encoding oxysterol-binding protein-related protein 2A isoform X1, yielding MRVKELHPLCCISLESAGVGRASPDVPLARARSMPAGSLALPGGSDGGVAGRPPPGSEPIVAGVLYKWTNYGKGWRSRWFLLRNGTLSYSKIRRTDSLNLLPPEDDVRLIGGIPVDKVPRADGGSCRRKPQKTVGIVQLKISSFRESKSDDRRFYIFTATKTLHLRTDSKRDRVAWMQALISTRSLFPSRSLRDDYSLVPNDLSISTDKLRKRLIQEGLCENAVTDCEQIVLSEFSEVQGQLQLLCEERTNLLDTLRQLEAANLEAEAPGINDADYVLPKHEFSSIGRGKYCECSTTASSDDIEKQEAEEVSDEDYTSYFDTEEYFTEPSVTSGLVRKTTHADNGCKDIESQHVKEMHTEEEVCDTEIFSSGRRKKLPDPVEKEKGVSLWSLIKDNVGKDLTRVCLPVYFNEPISSLQKCFEDFEYSYLLDQAYEHGKAQGNSLLRILNVAAFAVSGYASSKGRHCKPFNPLLGETYEADYPERGVRFFSEKVSHHPTLIACHCEGRGWKFWGDSNLRTKFWGQSIQLDPVGVLTIEFDDGEIFQWNKVTTSINNLIIGKVYCDHHGVMNVHGNRQYSCKLKFKEPSILDRTPHQVHGIVEDVTGRKVATIVGKWDEAIYYVDGEGTRKLKNYSDASLLWKCNKRPPTPTRYNMSSFAITLNELTPGSQIKEKLPPTDSRLRPDQRHLENGEYEKANVEKQRLEKRQRMSRQLQENGWKPRWFQRQGESGPFRYVGGYWEARQHCKWEGCPDIFGEFCDDTGESTCNS
- the LOC115736976 gene encoding oxysterol-binding protein-related protein 2A isoform X3, with amino-acid sequence MRVKELHPLCCISLESAGVGRASPDVPLARARSMPAGSLALPGGSDGGVAGRPPPGSEPIVAGVLYKWTNYGKGWRSRWFLLRNGTLSYSKIRRTDSLNLLPPEDDVRLIGGIPVDKVPRADGGSCRRKPQKTVGIVQLKISSFRESKSDDRRFYIFTATKTLHLRTDSKRDRVAWMQALISTRSLFPSRSLRDDYSLVPNDLSISTDKLRKRLIQEGLCENAVTDCEQIVLSEFSEVQGQLQLLCEERTNLLDTLRQLEAANLEAEAPGINDADYVLPKHEFSSIGRGKYCECSTTASSDDIEKQEAEEVSDEDYTSYFDTEEYFTEPSVTSGLVRKTTHADNGCKDIESQHVKEMHTEEEVCDTEIFSSGRRKKLPDPVEKEKGVSLWSLIKDNVGKDLTRVCLPVYFNEPISSLQKCFEDFEYSYLLDQAYEHGKAQGNSLLRILNVAAFAVSGYASSKGRHCKPFNPLLGETYEADYPERGVRFFSEKVSHHPTLIACHCEGRGWKFWGDSNLRTKFWGQSIQLDPVGVLTIEFDDGEIFQWNKVTTSINNLIIGKVYCDHHGVMNVHGNRQYSCKLKFKEPSILDRTPHQVHGIVEDVTGRKVATIVGKWDEAIYYVDGEGTRKLKNYSDASLLWKCNKRPPTPTRYNMSSFAITLNELTPGSQEKLPPTDSRLRPDQRHLENGEYEKANVEKQRLEKRQRMSRQLQENGWKPRWFQRQGESGPFRYVGGYWEARQHCKWEGCPDIFGEFCDDTGESTCNS
- the LOC115736976 gene encoding oxysterol-binding protein-related protein 2A isoform X4; its protein translation is MRVKELHPLCCISLESAGVGRASPDVPLARARSMPAGSLALPGGSDGGVAGRPPPGSEPIVAGVLYKWTNYGKGWRSRWFLLRNGTLSYSKIRRTDSLNLLPPEDDVRLIGGIPVDKVPRADGGSCRRKPQKTVGIVQLKISSFRESKSDDRRFYIFTATKTLHLRTDSKRDRVAWMQALISTRSLFPSRSLRDDYSLVPNDLSISTDKLRKRLIQEGLCENAVTDCEQIVLSEFSEVQGQLQLLCEERTNLLDTLRQLEAANLEAEAPGINDADYVLPKHEFSSIGRGKYCECSTTASSDDIEKQEAEEVSDEDYTSYFDTEEYFTEPSVTSGLVRKTTHADNGCKDIESQHVKEMHTEEEVCDTEIFSSGRRKKLPDPVEKEKGVSLWSLIKDNVGKDLTRVCLPVYFNEPISSLQKCFEDFEYSYLLDQAYEHGKAGNSLLRILNVAAFAVSGYASSKGRHCKPFNPLLGETYEADYPERGVRFFSEKVSHHPTLIACHCEGRGWKFWGDSNLRTKFWGQSIQLDPVGVLTIEFDDGEIFQWNKVTTSINNLIIGKVYCDHHGVMNVHGNRQYSCKLKFKEPSILDRTPHQVHGIVEDVTGRKVATIVGKWDEAIYYVDGEGTRKLKNYSDASLLWKCNKRPPTPTRYNMSSFAITLNELTPGSQEKLPPTDSRLRPDQRHLENGEYEKANVEKQRLEKRQRMSRQLQENGWKPRWFQRQGESGPFRYVGGYWEARQHCKWEGCPDIFGEFCDDTGESTCNS
- the LOC115736976 gene encoding oxysterol-binding protein-related protein 2A isoform X6 yields the protein MRVKELHPLCCISLESAGVGRASPDVPLARARSMPAGSLALPGGSDGGVAGRPPPGSEPIVAGVLYKWTNYGKGWRSRWFLLRNGTLSYSKIRRTDSLNLLPPEDDVRLIGGIPVDKVPRADGGSCRRKPQKTVGIVQLKISSFRESKSDDRRFYIFTATKTLHLRTDSKRDRVAWMQALISTRSLFPSRSLRDDYSLVPNDLSISTDKLRKRLIQEGLCENAVTDCEQIVLSEFSEVQGQLQLLCEERTNLLDTLRQLEAANLEAEAPGINDADYVLPKHEFSSIGRGKYCECSTTASSDDIEKQEAEEVSDEDYTSYFDTEEYFTEPSVTSGLVRKTTHADNGCKDIESQHVKEMHTEEEVCDTEIFSSGRRKKLPDPVEKEKGVSLWSLIKDNVGKDLTRVCLPVYFNEPISSLQKCFEDFEYSYLLDQAYEHGKAQGNSLLRILNVAAFAVSGYASSKGRHCKPFNPLLGETYEADYPERGVRFFSEKVSHHPTLIACHCEGRGWKFWGDSNLRTKFWGQSIQLDPVGVLTIEFDDGEIFQWNKVTTSINNLIIGKVYCDHHGVMNVHGNRQYSCKLKFKEPSILDRTPHQVHGIVEDVTGRKVATIVGKWDEAIYYVDGEGTRKLKNYSDASLLWKCNKRPPTPTRYNMSSFAITLNELTPGSQFSLIHVV
- the LOC115736976 gene encoding oxysterol-binding protein-related protein 2A isoform X2, with the protein product MRVKELHPLCCISLESAGVGRASPDVPLARARSMPAGSLALPGGSDGGVAGRPPPGSEPIVAGVLYKWTNYGKGWRSRWFLLRNGTLSYSKIRRTDSLNLLPPEDDVRLIGGIPVDKVPRADGGSCRRKPQKTVGIVQLKISSFRESKSDDRRFYIFTATKTLHLRTDSKRDRVAWMQALISTRSLFPSRSLRDDYSLVPNDLSISTDKLRKRLIQEGLCENAVTDCEQIVLSEFSEVQGQLQLLCEERTNLLDTLRQLEAANLEAEAPGINDADYVLPKHEFSSIGRGKYCECSTTASSDDIEKQEAEEVSDEDYTSYFDTEEYFTEPSVTSGLVRKTTHADNGCKDIESQHVKEMHTEEEVCDTEIFSSGRRKKLPDPVEKEKGVSLWSLIKDNVGKDLTRVCLPVYFNEPISSLQKCFEDFEYSYLLDQAYEHGKAGNSLLRILNVAAFAVSGYASSKGRHCKPFNPLLGETYEADYPERGVRFFSEKVSHHPTLIACHCEGRGWKFWGDSNLRTKFWGQSIQLDPVGVLTIEFDDGEIFQWNKVTTSINNLIIGKVYCDHHGVMNVHGNRQYSCKLKFKEPSILDRTPHQVHGIVEDVTGRKVATIVGKWDEAIYYVDGEGTRKLKNYSDASLLWKCNKRPPTPTRYNMSSFAITLNELTPGSQIKEKLPPTDSRLRPDQRHLENGEYEKANVEKQRLEKRQRMSRQLQENGWKPRWFQRQGESGPFRYVGGYWEARQHCKWEGCPDIFGEFCDDTGESTCNS